One window from the genome of Oryza glaberrima chromosome 3, OglaRS2, whole genome shotgun sequence encodes:
- the LOC127768435 gene encoding uncharacterized protein LOC127768435 — MKYRKGGNAAATEPDDDATMKEGHDVPPSIKVDIGECHGGGIGNGDGGSASLFEPRPEETPVSRRNDRGGGGGGREPPEKRLTLFALRLAVLEKAASGLGKLDFVWATVVLLGGFASTLSTTDFWCVTVILVGSGARVFGRSHELEWQHRSTLTSSTAGGALRSTSRRLLRRLGHSPAANPTDDGGARGSASATKQRVWHVPDVSLLPYTGRLFVSKNIGRLFTWLQVLSALACVALSVMRLWRHDFGDQPNKRPALLLFYTLALIEALIFLLEQAYWVWMFSGQKLPGTVSRECELGECGQVSLPRFFFDAYSRCITGSIFDGINMDLVTFAEELILSEFPEEQRIGVRILQRLTAGGSTLDTVRKVGTNARSIERLVEMINWKSPEEEVVRWCAAEVLSKLADKRRNALRVSGIPGAIESVMSLLYTDESAPDSAAPHDVSPAARSYDHQQFKLLGLLILKRIARDHDNCGKIGNTRGLLSKIIELTDASPELLHNTRAPESPVRIVRRALKVVKILVSATSSTGKMLRQEVADNVFTVSNLRGVLQHGQQHTALQKLATEILSRLAMDAKGKQVIVGTGGVVKLLLSIFVNGEKELGAEAGEALAMLALESQASCAAILKQDDVLDHLMSALEGDGGPRRLNAARVLRNLCAYAGEKHRRRLSTVTKAMPMVLKATMTGSERTLEVFVGLTVQICKFIDGVRFAGELRGAGIDERSYVERLASILREHRYPDITVPRMRRFVVQQAIWLMTSSSAAAAAAAAAGADYVSLLREAGMERLLESIADTTSELECYHAFSGSVGISKHRESFSAAVDAALELLGGDGARAEA, encoded by the exons ATGAAGTACAGGAAGGGgggcaacgccgccgccaccgagcccgacgacgacgccacgaTGAAAGAAGGTCACGACGTGCCGCCGAGCATCAAGGTGGACATCGGTGAGTGCCACGGAGGAGGTATCGGGAACGGGGACGGTGGCTCGGCCTCTCTCTTCGAGCCGCGGCCGGAGGAGACACCGGTGAGCCGGAGGAacgatcgcggcggcggcggcggcgggcgcgagcCGCCGGAGAAGCGGCTCACGCTGTTCGCTCTCCGCCTCGCCGTGCTCGAGAAGGCGGCGAGCGGCCTCGGGAAGCTCGACTTCGTGTGGGCGACGGTGGTGCTCCTCGGCGGCTTCGCGAGCACGCTCAGCACCACCGACTTCTGGTGCGTCACcgtcatcctcgtcggctcggGGGCGCGCGTCTTCGGCCGCAGCCACGAGCTGGAGTGGCAGCACCGCTCCAcgctcacctcctccaccgccggtgGCGCGCTGCGCTCCACCTCCCGCCGCTTGCTCCGCCGCCTCGGGCACTCTCCCGCCGCCAACccgaccgacgacggcggcgcccgtgGTAGTGCCAGTGCGACGAAGCAGCGCGTTTGGCACGTGCCCGACGTGTCGCTACTCCCCTACACTGGCAGGTTGTTCGTCTCCAAGAACATCGGGAGGCTCTTCACCTGGCTGCAGGTGCTCTCCGCCTTGGCCTGCGTCGCGCTCTCCGTGATGCGCCTATGGCGGCACGACTTCGGCGACCAGCCCAACAAGCGGCCGGCGCTACTGCTGTTCTACACGTTGGCGCTGATCGAGGCGCTTATCTTCCTGCTCGAGCAGGCGTACTGGGTATGGATGTTCTCCGGGCAGAAGCTGCCCGGGACGGTGAGCCGCGAGTGCGAGCTCGGAGAGTGCGGCCAAGTCTCGCTCCCGCGCTTCTTCTTCGACGCCTACTCCCGCTGCATCACGGGGAGCATCTTCGACGGCATCAACATGGACCTCGTCACCTTCGCCGAGGAGCTCATCCTGTCGGAGTTCCCCGAGGAGCAGCGCATCGGCGTGCGAATCCTGCAGCGGCTCACCGCCGGGGGCTCCACTCTCGACACGGTGCGCAAGGTTGGCACGAACGCGCGCTCCATCGAGCGGCTCGTGGAGATGATCAACTGGAAGAGccccgaggaggaggtggtgcgcTGGTGCGCGGCCGAGGTGTTGTCCAAGCTCGCCGACAAGCGCCGGAACGCGCTCCGCGTGTCCGGCATCCCTGGCGCCATCGAGTCCGTCATGTCCCTGCTCTACACCGACGAGAGCGCGCCGGACTCCGCGGCGCCACACGacgtctcgccggcggcgcggagctaCGACCACCAGCAGTTCAAACTGCTCGGCCTGCTCATCCTCAAGAGGATCGCCAGGGACCACGACAACTGCGGCAAGATTGGGAACACCCGCGGCCTCCTCTCCAAGATCATCGAGCTCACGGACGCGTCGCCGGAGCTGCTCCACAACACGCGGGCGCCGGAGTCGCCGGTTCGCATCGTGAGGCGCGCGCTCAAGGTCGTCAAGATTCTGGTGTCCGCGACGAGCAGCACCGGCAAGATGCTCCGGCAGGAAGTCGCCGATAACGTGTTCACGGTGAGCAACCTGCGCGGCGTCCTGCAGCACGGGCAGCAGCACACGGCTCTGCAGAAGCTGGCCACGGAAATACTGTCGCGCCTGGCCATGGACGCCAAGGGCAAGCAGGTGATCGTGGGCACCGGTGGGGTGGTCAAGCTGCTGCTGTCGATATTCGTCAACGGCGAGAAGGAGCtcggcgcggaggccggcgaggcgctGGCGATGCTGGCGCTGGAGAGCCAGGCGAGCTGCGCGGCGATCCTCAAACAGGATGACGTGCTCGACCACCTCATGTCGGCGCTGGAGGGCGACGGCGGACCGCGTCGCCTGAACGCGGCGAGGGTGCTGCGCAACCTGTGCGCGTACGCCGGCGAGAAGCATCGGCGGCGCCTCTCCACGGTGACCAAAGCGATGCCTATG GTACTGAAGGCCACCATGACGGGGAGCGAGAGGACCCTCGAGGTGTTCGTCGGCCTGACGGTGCAGATCTGCAAGTTCATCGACGGCGTtcggttcgccggcgagctgcgcGGCGCCGGCATCGACGAGAGAAGCTACGTGGAGCGGCTGGCGAGCATCCTGCGGGAGCACCGGTACCCGGACATCACGGTGCCCCGGATGCGGCGGTTCGTGGTGCAGCAGGCCATCTGGCTCATGacctcgtcctccgccgccgccgccgccgccgccgccgccggcgcagacTACGTATCGCTTCTCCGGGAGGCCGGGATGGAGCGGCTGCTGGAGTCCATCGCCGACACCACGTCGGAGCTGGAGTGCTACCACGCGTTCTCCGGCAGCGTGGGCATCAGCAAGCACCGGGAGAgcttctccgccgccgtggacgccgcgctcgagctgctcggcggcgatggagctCGAGCTGAGGCCTGA